A window of the Cicer arietinum cultivar CDC Frontier isolate Library 1 chromosome 6, Cicar.CDCFrontier_v2.0, whole genome shotgun sequence genome harbors these coding sequences:
- the LOC101507733 gene encoding uncharacterized protein: MGNKQHLQGGRVGFISDSFVVIKVPDARFLRIVSRSLFLALVLVTLPFLGFFLKGSVVSGFDAAVTASASSVSMVNVDVLNSILHDLRDEGLLQKEDKALIMNPPRGFQGGAALLNWNSDVDVVMHESCDFVFTPSFEDAVSADHFLKINGIVAFPLSLDDSSNAGFRKHSNYRVVYLRRYDSIFVALRKIGLENNLVDSSPKRRLCQFATVAKKAALKGLEDALLEPPRLAFSKSNKNFKIKYLPELLGDSLEGYKRRIFIGAGLHEENKAAIEWFERNYPKKGTKFQINNLLVGPEESDVPRTDVSAWLSKHVKEDEYVVMKAEADVVEEMMRKKTICLVDELFLQCDNEWWQTGKTKKSGRAYWECLALYGRLRDEGVAVHQWWG, from the coding sequence atgggTAATAAGCAGCATTTGCAAGGTGGAAGGGTTGGTTTCATTTCTGATTCTTTTGTTGTGATTAAGGTTCCTGATGCACGTTTTTTACGCATTGTGTCCCGCTCTTTGTTTTTAGCTTTGGTTCTTGTTACATTGCCTTTCTTGGGGTTCTTTCTTAAAGGTTCAGTTGTTTCTGGATTTGATGCTGCTGTTACAGCTTCTGCTTCTTCTGTGTCCATGGTCAATGTTGATGTTTTGAATTCCATTCTTCATGATTTGCGTGATGAAGGCCTTCTTCAAAAAGAGGATAAAGCTCTTATTATGAACCCTCCACGTGGGTTTCAAGGTGGTGCTGCTTTGTTGAATTGGAACAGTGATGTTGATGTTGTTATGCATGAGTCTTGTGATTTTGTGTTTACCCCTAGCTTTGAAGATGCTGTTTCTGCTGATCATTTTCTGAAAATTAATGGCATTGTGGCTTTTCCATTGAGCCTTGATGATTCATCCAATGCTGGTTTTAGAAAACATTCTAATTATAGAGTAGTGTATCTTAGGCGCTATGATTCTATTTTTGTTGCATTGAGGAAAATTGGTCTGGAAAATAACTTGGTGGATTCTTCACCAAAGAGGAGGCTCTGTCAGTTTGCTACAGTGGCCAAGAAAGCTGCTTTAAAGGGTCTTGAAGATGCACTCCTTGAGCCACCAAGGCTGGCTTTTTCCAAATCAAACAAGAACTTCAAGATCAAGTACCTGCCTGAGTTGTTGGGCGATTCTCTTGAAGGTTACAAGCGAAGAATCTTCATTGGTGCGGGTTTGCACGAGGAAAACAAAGCTGCAATTGAATGGTTTGAGAGAAACTACCCAAAGAAGGGTACAAAGTTTCAAATTAACAATCTACTGGTTGGGCCAGAAGAGTCGGATGTGCCCCGAACCGATGTTTCTGCTTGGTTATCTAAGCATGTGAAGGAAGATGAGTATGTTGTGATGAAGGCTGAAGCAGATGTGGTGGAGGAAATGATGAGGAAAAAGACAATTTGCTTAGTGGATGAATTGTTCCTCCAATGTGACAATGAATGGTGGCAGACTGGGAAGACAAAGAAGAGTGGCAGAGCATATTGGGAGTGCTTGGCTTTGTATGGAAGGCTGAGGGATGAGGGAGTTGCAGTACACCAATGGTGGGGCTGA